In Rosa rugosa chromosome 4, drRosRugo1.1, whole genome shotgun sequence, the genomic stretch GATCAATTAAGGATCTTTCTTAAAAGCTTGCACTATGTCTATTATAAAGCATCTTTCTACGGGTACTTTATGGTCATGTCACTTCTATAGTAAGTACTGTAAGTTCTACAATTGAATCCCACATTTGATATTAATAGTCTCTCTGGTTGACCTGACTCCTTTGCACCCTAATGTATCATAAATTCAGATTGATACAGGACAGCACAAGGTCTGTGTTTTCTAGGGTTATGCCATTATGGTGGGCTTTGACAAGAAAACTTGAAAATCTAAGAGATGGGAAGGTTTTGTAGGCTGCTTTAGGTTTTGAGAATTTAGAGAAATAgagaatgaagagagaaaggggAGAATTTGTGGGAAATAGATATCAAGACACCAAGCCTTTAACAGCACTcaattttcattcttttcaatCTGTTATACTAGGCAGAAGTCAGCCTTGTTATAGGTTCAAACATATCTCCCATACTCCTACAGCTCTAGACTAAGATTCATTACATAAGAAACCTGTAGGCTACTAAGACATTCAATTTCCTAAAGACCCAGATTAGTACTCTTAATAAAATCTGACATTAAATCTTGAAGGGACTTGTAGTTCATATTGTTTGACCAAGTCTTAAGCTACCATGTACATTCTTTTTGACCAAAAGGGCCTTAGTTTTAAACACCAAAAAAAGGCCTTAGTTTTACAGTTGGGTCAATGGCCTATGCTTCCAAATAGCGTAATTCCAATGTTGAAGCTACTGCATCACAGgtctaattattttttttttttgacaaagcaGAGTTATAAACCATGAAGTTAGAGGTTTTGTGTGGGTTTCAACTGTATTGCTAGAAGCCTCAGTGTCAGAGGAACATGGTGTGTAATGATTGGTCACTAACATGGTTTAACTTTTTTGTTACATGCTTTTAGTAAGGTAGGTCTTTAAGGATTTTGTGAATGTCGGTCTCACAAATTCTTTTGCATTAAGTCTTTGTTATATGGTCATAGGCTATTAGCAAGTATTAAGGCTAATTACTATAATTTGATTGAGCTAATTCCTATAGTTAATTTTCCTATAGTTAATTTGTTGATTCTCTGTCTCTAACAAATTTCAAATGACATGATGAATCAGAGAATAAAATAAACTGAAGTGAGACAAAAAAGTGTACTTTGCGTTTGTCTTATTCTTCCACAGTTTAAATGTATCTGCTAAGGTAATTTAACATTTGTTAACAGTTAACTTCAATATCTAATTGCAGCTTTTTCCTGAAGGAATAGAGATCCAGTATGTATTGCTTGTGTATGAGTCAGAAGAATTTTGTAACCTTGTCATCAAGGATTCTCTTCTGGAACATATTGCCAGGGTTCGAAGTATTTATCCGTCTTATACAGTTTGTTATCTCATGAATAGGTCTATGGCGATGTATATTAATAATAGGTGAGAAGGgctggttgtttttttttctctcagtAAGTAATTGGGTATCTTATTCAGATTAGTCAAGCTTTTGTTTGTTCTTTTTAAATTGTGGGAGCCTATGCAGTGTTCATTGAAAACCTGAGTATCATCGGTTGATATTGAATACCAGCTGAATCAGTCTTTTGTTAGATTTTTAAAATGATATAAAGCAAAACGAAAGAAGTTGTCAAATTTATCTATTTTATGTTGCCATTCTGTTTGGTGTATATTATGAATGTATACCACAACTTTTCTTTTTAGCACTACTAATAATACAAAATGTTTTCACATCTATGTTGTCCATATAAATGTTGATTGCCTTGGTGAAAAACATGGAACAATATATTGTCAGATTTATGTTGCCATTTGGTTTGCTCTTTTATAAATATGATAAACAGCATTTTCTTCGTGGTACAAGTAACAAATACAAAAATGTTTTCACGTTGATGTCATTCATATAAATTTGATTGCATTGGTCAGAAACTCGAAATAATAATCTGTTAGATTGTGGGAACTTGTACttgaatttcaatatttccCTCTTTTCATCGCCAGCAGTAAGACCATGCATTTTTCTTGCTCCTGtcaattgtttttctttctttttatttcttgtgGTCTATAAATTTACCATATGTGATGAACCAGACATTGGAATCTCTATATATTGTTCCAGCGTGTTAGAGATCTCTTGAATTCGTGTATAGTAATGATGATGCTTCAACATTCTGTCAGGGAACAAGAAGCGTACAAGAACCAAACAAATATTGGACGGACATACCCAACTGCCAAGGAGGTTGAACTGGTAAGACAGAATCACACAATACTCGTGATTGTGAGATGTAGGTGCTTTTTGTctattcatatttttttttgtagaataACTGATATTTATTTCTGTCAGTACCTTGACTTCCTCCCTTTTCGAACAGGAGTTTGCAAAGTTTACCACCAATTTTTTCAAAGTACATTCCAGGCAGTGCAGAGATGAGGTTGAACTTGCTGAACATGTTGTTGGTTTGACATGCAGCCTGTCAACCTGCAAATTTAGGTATcaaatattcttttttttttcctgatgaATTCAAACCTCTTTAGATCTGATGATCTGAGTATTCCTTCTAATCATATTCCCCAGTAAGTGCATTAAcatcttcataattttataattattattattaaattttttttcttttgtattccTAAAAGTAGACCTGATGTAGTTACATACCTAAACTCAAGTTTTGATGTTCTAAATTCTGTGTTCCTTCGTATGATAATGATATAGCATAACTTAGCAGATGTTGTAGTGTCATTAGGCACTGTATACTCTTTATTTCTTTGTAAAACAACtatgctctctctctttctctctctctctctctctgcacaaTTTCACATATAATTATTCGGTTTCTGATTTTGCTTGATAGAATTGCAGAAAGAAGTTAACTAGACTGGATGTAAATGCTAATGGAGCCCTTATCACGAAGGACCGCATTGACCGCGATTTATTAAAGAACAACTTATGGTGAGTAGTATGATGTAAATAGATCAACCATTAAAATAGAATTAGAAGATCACACTATAGCATATCGCATATCCTTAAGACTGCATTGTGAAATTTATTTAAGGTGTGAGTATGTGACCTCCTATGATGGAGAAGGTAGCAACCAGTAATAAGGTGAAGCTATCTCCTAGGGTACTGAaatgaatattttttttctctcttagtGCTGAAGAAGTCCATAGATAGTTAGGAGAAATTTTTCTCCTATAGTTGTGATACTGAGGAGAGTTTGATATCTCGGCTTCACTTTCTGGGTTTAAAGGAATATCAATTCGAGTGTGAGCCTATACTGGGAACATTCTTTAGTCCGCGTGGAGATCTAGACGTGGTTTGATGAGGTTGATTTGACTTCTTTTGAGTAGGGTTGGATAGGACAGAAGTGAGGAGAGGATCCTGATGGACGTGGGGCGAAAGAGAGACCTAAAAATCTAGTTTCTTGTTCAATGAGGCAATCATCCTTCCCTAACTACTGCTCCCAAAGAACTGAACCATGGCCTTCTGAAATTAATACTGCATTTCTAAAATTCTGGGGTATATTTGCGAACTCGGTTCCTATAAATCTCCCAAACACTGGCATGCTTTTGCTTCACTCAGTCGTGCTCTTCTAACAGTATTATTATAAGCCAAAGAAATTTTAGTAAAAGCACTAGGAGAAAAGGTCAAACAAGCCTTCCATGTACAGATTATTTTGAGTTGTCTGTTTCTCAGTTATTTGTCAGTTATACTTGTGTCTGTATCTGACATTAGCTTTTGCATCCAGGTTAAGAGCTTTGGTAGCTATTCCGAAGGTACAACCGCGATTTGCAAAGGCTATATGGAAGAAGTACCCTACCATGAAATCTCTTTTGAGTGTTTACATGGACCCGATAATATCAGTAAGTATAATATGCCTATTTCTCTGCGACTGGTTTTGACAAATAATTAACAGATACATCAATTGATCTGACACTGGTTTTAGACCTATATACCCTTAATTTAAATTCATTTGGTTTCCTGCAATCCCGTTTGTATGTTTATATACTACATAGTTAACTACTAGTAGTCACCTATGCCCACTTTTCTTGTTGGCTGTTATGGCCTGCAACAGCTCGTCTTCGATAACATATTCTTACAAAACTGCATGCAATTTTCTTGGGCGTCTAAATGCAGCTTTTCAGTGTGTTTTTCTTGTAGTTGATTTCCAAGGAATTGACGAATTGTAATGTTTCtgttttgctttttaatttgacatgagttagACCGGACATCTACCTTAATAAGCAAGTTCTGATTTAGAGCATAGTTCCTGTTGGCTTATGTAGCAAATCTTGCTCGCGAGATGTCATTTATGATATTGGGTTACATATAGCTACTCCTGTATGAGAAAGTAAGGGAGATGATGAATGCAATGGCTTACGATCAAACTCCATACTCGTTATCCTCATGTGTTGTTGAAGAGGTTTGAAGCGATTTGGGCCAACTTTAGGTTCCGTTGCATGGGTTCTCTGCTTTCTTCTGCATTGCAAATGACTATTTCTCGTtagtatatgtgtgtgtttgtaTTTACACACACGCGCATGCATGCACACATATACAGGATGCGATCATAAAATTCCATTGTAGTGGAGATTGATTGTTGCAAGACCCTTGTTCGTTTATGTGAACAAAACTGCTTGCTAGTGTTCTCTGTGACAAGTTACAGCTATTTGGAGGTTAAGGTTCGCATATCTATTCTAATCCATATTATATTTCGAATCGTATACCAATAAAACGAAATTTTGGTGACTATATTTATAACATCTGTGGATCACACAATTAAAAGAAATAGGGAACACAAGAGTGTCATTTTGTTACGTATTCTCCACACttaccacctccacctccaatATCATATAAGGCAGAACTCAATACTGTATGGTACTGTGTAATGTGATTCTCATGAAAGGTGTGGCTTTTACATTCTATAGTTCTTGTGGTGTTCTTTGTTTCCATGGCTGCTTTATTTTGAAATGACAGGTTCATGAAAAGGAATTTCTGCTCAAGGATTTGACAACAGAAGGCCTACTAGGTGGTGACAGAAAAGTAGGTGAGGTTTGTTCTAAGAGAGTTTATAGGGTTCTTATGGCACAACATGGATGCGTCACAACTGATGATATTGAGGATGGTGCTAATTTCTTCGGGAGCTGATCGATTTAGCTCCCCCAATGTGTAGTACTTTTCCTTGTATGGACAAACTTAGGTTTGTATATGCTGGTGATCTAGAATTTATTCTGCAATAGAGCCATGATTTGTTTTTGGTAAATGTTATTTTTGGGGCTTAACTTTAGTTCTTGTGACCAAGGTCTGTGCCTAAGGTGAAGAATTGAAGTAAATTCCAGTGAATGCTGATTAAATTGACACTGCATTACCCAATCTTGGCTAGATGACAGAACAGAACACTTGCAAGCAAACACTAATTCGAGGTAGTCACCCCATTTCTAATGCTAAAGTATAATCACCAATTATTTGACAGGAATTAAAAAGATTACTAtcatttcattaaaaaaaaaagaaaaaaagattacTATGAAGGTCATTGGCAGAGACCCTTATCCTTTCAAAAGCTCAACTTGTGTGATCAATGTTATTATAACTTTGGTGTTACAATTTACTGATTTCATCTGGTGCTCCTAGTTGGTAAAGTTCGCTTTTGTGAATTATAATTGTAATGAGTGGTATTTGCATAACTTTGAATCGGCCTGTGAGACTAAATTACCGATTTTAGTGAAGCATATGTATACCTCTGGTTGGCTTTTGGTTAGTGTTTCATAATGAAACCGACCTTtcaaatttctctctcttcctcttctttgtgTAAAGTTTCATTCTTTTTGTGTTAAGCCGAGCGAGCGGGTTTAGGTGAGGTTCTCGTTTCGTTTCATTGGGaaatggaattagggtttttgggttttattCTGTTTGTTTGAATCGTTAGAAACTAAACAATATGGATTGGAATTCAATTGAAAGAAGCTCCATATAAATATAACggaaacaaacaaactaagcaGAAAATAGTTCCACCCCATGATAAACAACTCCTAAGTTCATGGGATTTCCCTAAATACTAGGTAAACACTAAACAGACTCTCAGTAGGGTAAGACACTTATTcaaagtaaataacaaactaaATACTTATCATGGCTTTGGGTTTTCTTGTTTTGTGATTGAAGTTTGTTATCTGTTCGCATGCTGgaattttgaatttgtgtttgttGGATTGATGGGTGTGGAGTGCCTATAGTGTTCAGCATTTTGCAAATTGAGATAGGTTTTAATGATGTGATCTAAATACCTCTTAATCTGAGTTTGCTGTAGGTAGGTATCATGGCTAGGGTTTTCGTCCAGTCTACTAACATTCCTAGTGTGGTTGCCAGGCCAAAGCTTGGTCAATTTAAAGGATCTGAAAATTCTAGAAAGGCAACAAAGATGATGTGTACTTTACGAGCACCTGCATTGAGATTGAGCAGTTTCTCAGGACTCCGTAGTGTTAATGTTTTAGATATTATGGTGAAGCCTGGGCAAGACTTATATGCTAAGGTGGGAGAAGCTATCTCCTCCCGGCATCGAAAGGCTAGCAGATGTGTGCCTAAAGCCACGTCGTTTGATCGCTTCTCAGAAAAGGCAATAAAAGCGATTCTGCTTGCACAAGAGGAAACAATGCGAATTGGTCACAACTTTGTTGGTACAGAGCACATACTTTTGGGTCTTGTTGGTGAAGGAACTGGGATTGCTGCCAAGGTCCTTAAATCTATTGGAATCAATCTTAAAGGTGCACGCGTTGAAGTGAAAAAGATCATTGGAACGGGTCGTGGCTTTGTTGCTATTGAAATCCCATTCACTTCTCGTGCAAAGCGAGTTTTGGAACTGTCACAGGAGGAAGCTCGACAACTGGGTATATATTATTTTTCCATGTCCTTTAAATATCTTTCAGAAAAACATGATAGTACTTAATAAGAAACACCAACTTTCTCATTTGCTCATTTTGAGGGAATCTAGGTCTTTCtggtgattttgatttttgagatGCCTAGGTCCTTCATTGTATATCGACTCTATTCTATCCAACATAATCTTGAAGTCAATTGACAGTTCATTTAAGAACCCTCAACTTACTTTTGGGTCCATATATGACCTTCACGACAAATGTAGGTTATTGAAGAAAGATCGCAACATGACCgaaaaaagaaaacgaaaaagtgGAACATATAAATAGATTTCAAAGTTAGTAGCACGGACTTAATAGTTTGTGGTTGAAAAAATTTGACCCTTCATTATATTCATTGCCTATTTAGAATCTTTGGTTGCTTAGTTTCCAATGTAATGTCATTTTCTTGGTCATGTCTTTTGATTCACTGCATATTTTGAAGCTTTTGCTCCTTCCTGTAGAAAGAGGTTTTTTCTTATCTAAATTATTGAGATAGTTTTTGGGTTAAATAAGAGACATGATCTAGTGAATTTCAGGCCATAACTATATTGGACCTGAGCACTTGCTTTTGGGACTGCTTCGTGAAGGTGAGGGTGTGGCGGCCTGTGTTCTTAAAAATTTAGGTGCTGACCCCAGCAACATTCGCACACAGGCAAGCTAGTGTCCTTGGGTTTATCTTTCTTTCCATAGTAATTCGCCAAAAGGAAAAGAGTAATGAAAATCTTTTTTCGGTTTGAGCAGGTTATTCGTATGGTGGGTGAGAGCACAGAAGCTGCTGGTGTTGGAGCTAGACAGGGAACCAGTGGCAACAAAATGCCAACTCTAGAGGAGTATGGAACCAATTTGACCAAGTTAGCAGAGGAGGTAAGTCGGgacacattttttatttttttatttttatcctTTGACATGTTACTGGCTGCTTATATTTTGAGAATGCCTATTAAATATGTTTTATTCTTGCATTTTCAGGGAAAGGTGGATGAACAGGATCTGTCGCAAAAGGAAACATGACAAAAAGAAAGGCAATTATCAAAATAATGGAGATTTTGAAATTACGGTTATTATGTCGGGGAAGCTTCTTACTGTTCgagattgcattttttttttttttgaataaagggctggtgctgCTGCTCTCAAGCCTCGAGAATGTCTGTATATTAGTGACAAGAATTACAATTGGTTTGTGGATACCGGTGCAAGTTGTCATGGTACTTccaattttgagtttttttctaCATAGAAATCAAGTGACTTTGGTATGTTAAATATGGGTAATACAAGTTACTCCAAGATTTCGAAAATGGGAGATATTTACTTCCAAACTTGTCTTGGTTACCAAATGACATTGAAGGATGGGCACGTTTCTGATTTGCGTGTCAACTAGTATGTGCCTTGATTCATAAATCAAATTAGCAAGCTAAACAATCCCATGACAAAATATGCAAGATATACCAACTgcatgtgtttttcttttttagggcAAAGAAGATATTTTGACTTCATACGTAGCTTAAGAAAACACTAAAATATGAAATTTCTAGTACATAAAATCTAGTTGCACCCAACAAACTAGCGTAACAATAGAACTGAGAAAGATTGCATAAGCTTATATCCTTAACCATGCTTCAGCATTGCAATATGTATGCGAGCTTCCCATATTTTGTTCAATCAATTGCTCAATTATAGTCTTCGACATGAAATTCAAGAGATTGAAAAATGATGTTGGATGACTTGAAACCATTAAGCCTTTAAGCGAGATCACTTTCAGATTCTTCTATCAAAGACTTACTCACTGTAGTACTCCCTTATTAGAACATCGTCATCTCCGGCTGCTGCCCAGACCTAAACAGATCAAACCCCAATCCAGAATCAGAGCATGTCGACCTCCACTCGCCGCGTTTTGTACAACGCCGACCAGCCGCCAACCCCACCCCAGGTTCCAAAAGCACACTGCCATCATCTAAAGGAAGGAGATGTGGCAGTGTGCTTTTGGATCAAACcccaattattattttttaaataattgacattgattttattttttatttttttgtaaaaaatatatatattaagaaaATAAAGCATGCTCAATACatcagtaatttttttttctttgatcggAGTGAGGTAGCAAGCCATC encodes the following:
- the LOC133707485 gene encoding chaperone protein ClpC, chloroplastic-like isoform X1, translating into MARVFVQSTNIPSVVARPKLGQFKGSENSRKATKMMCTLRAPALRLSSFSGLRSVNVLDIMVKPGQDLYAKVGEAISSRHRKASRCVPKATSFDRFSEKAIKAILLAQEETMRIGHNFVGTEHILLGLVGEGTGIAAKVLKSIGINLKGARVEVKKIIGTGRGFVAIEIPFTSRAKRVLELSQEEARQLGHNYIGPEHLLLGLLREGEGVAACVLKNLGADPSNIRTQVIRMVGESTEAAGVGARQGTSGNKMPTLEEYGTNLTKLAEEGKVDEQDLSQKET
- the LOC133707485 gene encoding chaperone protein ClpC, chloroplastic-like isoform X2, translated to MMCTLRAPALRLSSFSGLRSVNVLDIMVKPGQDLYAKVGEAISSRHRKASRCVPKATSFDRFSEKAIKAILLAQEETMRIGHNFVGTEHILLGLVGEGTGIAAKVLKSIGINLKGARVEVKKIIGTGRGFVAIEIPFTSRAKRVLELSQEEARQLGHNYIGPEHLLLGLLREGEGVAACVLKNLGADPSNIRTQVIRMVGESTEAAGVGARQGTSGNKMPTLEEYGTNLTKLAEEGKVDEQDLSQKET